A stretch of Candidatus Poribacteria bacterium DNA encodes these proteins:
- a CDS encoding iron ABC transporter substrate-binding protein: MFSNRSSLFSYCSLILLLFTLIGAVHAETLTIYSGRSKSLVEPIIKQFEEKSGIKVEVSYGGTTQLAAALLTEGDKSPAALFWAQDAGALGAVSKKEMFDKLPESVLTQVPSGFRDAEGFWVATSGRARTLAYAPERVKMEELPESIFDLTQPMWKGRVGWAPTNASFQAFVTSLRVQVGEEKTAEWLKGMKANGVKKYAKNTPIIEALAAGEIDVGLPNHYYLLRFKSKDSNFPVEQTFFKTSDPGNLVNIAGIGLLKSSKNKDAALKLVKFLLSHDAQQYFTSDVFEYPAIEGVTPHASLIPLSELLQLAPTFNLNDMDDLDGTVKVLRDAEIL; this comes from the coding sequence ATGTTTAGCAACCGATCCAGTTTGTTCAGTTATTGTTCGCTTATTCTGCTCTTATTCACCCTCATCGGAGCGGTTCACGCTGAAACGTTGACGATCTATTCCGGCAGAAGTAAGAGCCTCGTTGAGCCGATTATCAAACAGTTTGAAGAAAAGAGTGGTATCAAAGTAGAAGTAAGTTACGGTGGGACGACACAGCTCGCCGCTGCACTCCTTACAGAAGGCGACAAAAGCCCTGCCGCCCTCTTTTGGGCACAGGACGCTGGGGCACTTGGTGCCGTTAGCAAAAAAGAGATGTTTGATAAATTGCCCGAATCCGTACTCACGCAGGTCCCTTCAGGCTTCCGGGATGCCGAAGGTTTCTGGGTGGCGACAAGCGGTAGAGCGCGCACACTCGCATACGCTCCAGAACGCGTTAAGATGGAAGAACTCCCCGAAAGCATCTTTGATTTAACACAACCGATGTGGAAAGGCAGAGTCGGTTGGGCACCAACAAATGCATCCTTTCAGGCGTTTGTCACTTCCTTACGTGTGCAGGTAGGTGAAGAAAAAACAGCAGAATGGCTCAAAGGCATGAAAGCAAATGGTGTGAAAAAATATGCGAAAAATACACCCATCATAGAAGCACTCGCTGCAGGAGAAATCGATGTCGGTTTGCCCAATCACTATTACCTCCTTCGCTTCAAAAGCAAAGACTCCAATTTTCCTGTAGAGCAAACCTTCTTTAAAACGAGTGATCCCGGGAACCTCGTCAATATTGCGGGTATTGGATTACTGAAGAGCAGCAAAAATAAAGATGCCGCACTGAAACTTGTGAAATTTCTGCTGTCCCATGACGCACAGCAATACTTCACCAGCGATGTTTTTGAATACCCCGCCATTGAGGGCGTAACGCCGCACGCGAGTCTCATCCCGCTCTCTGAACTCCTTCAATTGGCACCGACATTCAATCTCAATGATATGGACGATCTCGACGGGACAGTTAAAGTGTTAAGAGATGCTGAAATTCTATAG